A section of the Papio anubis isolate 15944 chromosome 16, Panubis1.0, whole genome shotgun sequence genome encodes:
- the LOC101008777 gene encoding histone H3.3: MARTKQTARKSTGGKAPRKQLATKAARKSAPSTGGVKKPHRYRPGTVALREIRRYQKSTELLIRKLPFQRLVREIAQDFKTDLRFQSAAMGALQEASEAYLVGLFEDTNLCAIHAKRVTIMPKDIQLARRIRGERA, from the coding sequence ATGGCTCGTACAAAGCAGACTGCCCGCAAATCGACCGGTGGTAAAGCACCCAGGAAGCAACTGGCTACAAAAGCCGCTCGCAAGAGTGCGCCCTCTACTGGAGGGGTGAAGAAACCTCATCGTTACAGGCCTGGTACTGTGGCACTCCGTGAAATTAGACGTTATCAGAAGTCCACTGAACTTCTGATTCGCAAACTTCCCTTCCAGCGTCTGGTGCGAGAAATTGCTCAGGACTTTAAAACAGATCTGCGCTTCCAGAGCGCAGCTATGGGTGCTTTGCAGGAGGCAAGTGAGGCCTATCTGGTTGGCCTTTTTGAAGACACCAACCTGTGTGCTATCCATGCCAAACGTGTAACAATTATGCCAAAAGACATCCAGCTAGCACGCCGCATACGTGGAGAACGTGCTTAA